The following are from one region of the bacterium genome:
- the coaD gene encoding pantetheine-phosphate adenylyltransferase produces the protein MKKAIYAGTFDPITYGHMDIVKRASRIFDRVIIGVSARPKKTLFSQAERIALVKAALYDKKNIEIAGFSTLLIEFAHRIKATTIIRGIRAVSDFDNEFQMALMNRKLDPGIETVFLMTSEKYIFISSSLVKEIAALGGDISSLVPPVVAKTLLKKLKH, from the coding sequence TTGAAAAAAGCGATCTATGCCGGTACTTTCGATCCCATAACGTATGGCCATATGGATATTGTAAAGCGGGCATCAAGGATCTTTGACCGGGTCATTATCGGCGTCAGCGCTCGTCCCAAGAAGACGCTGTTCAGCCAGGCCGAGAGGATTGCGCTCGTGAAAGCCGCGTTGTACGATAAAAAAAATATTGAGATCGCGGGGTTTTCCACTTTGCTCATAGAGTTCGCCCACCGGATAAAGGCGACGACGATAATCAGGGGCATCCGGGCGGTCTCCGATTTCGATAACGAATTCCAGATGGCGCTGATGAACCGGAAACTGGACCCGGGGATCGAGACGGTCTTCCTGATGACCTCGGAGAAATACATATTCATCAGTTCGTCACTGGTCAAAGAAATAGCGGCTTTAGGCGGCGATATTTCCAGCCTGGTGCCCCCGGTGGTCGCAAAAACGCTCCTAAAGAAGCTCAAACACTAA
- the rsmD gene encoding 16S rRNA (guanine(966)-N(2))-methyltransferase RsmD: protein MRIISGTNKGRRIRVAGKGIRPTKGLVREALFDMLGSRIQGAIVLDIFAGTGALGLEALSRGASLCFFIEKRSKSLYENVLRCGYRESSKIIACDFRPALKKLQGLRCNIIFLDPPYKKGYVSKTIQYIMANNVLHEKGILVVEHAPGEAIALSGDLRITKVRQYGDTALSFISHGT, encoded by the coding sequence ATGAGAATCATCAGCGGAACGAATAAGGGCAGGCGGATACGCGTGGCCGGCAAGGGGATCAGACCGACCAAAGGTCTGGTGCGCGAGGCCCTATTCGATATGCTCGGCAGCAGGATACAGGGCGCGATCGTGCTCGACATTTTTGCCGGTACCGGCGCGCTCGGCCTGGAAGCGTTGTCGCGCGGAGCTTCATTATGTTTTTTCATCGAGAAAAGGTCGAAATCCCTGTATGAAAATGTCCTGAGGTGCGGGTACCGGGAATCGTCTAAGATCATCGCGTGCGATTTCAGACCGGCTTTGAAAAAACTGCAGGGATTGAGGTGCAATATCATTTTCCTGGATCCGCCCTATAAGAAAGGCTATGTGTCAAAAACCATCCAGTATATCATGGCGAACAATGTCCTTCATGAAAAGGGCATACTGGTGGTCGAACACGCGCCAGGGGAAGCGATCGCACTGTCAGGCGATCTGCGGATAACGAAAGTGCGCCAATACGGAGATACGGCGCTGTCTTTTATCAGCCATGGAACATAA
- a CDS encoding secretin N-terminal domain-containing protein: MKYVMSILLLLSLAGATVISDIVVSTEGVNTKLTVNADAPFVANAFTLSDPARLVIDCSGVTSALVGKTFTVNRGGIKEIAVTGFTAQPDLIRVVGKLNQDYSYLTLNENNNFVVTLLTTLVAPFPTWQATTGEATTTTTVETPPPILTTGRPPASITGRPISIDLENADILTVLRALSEYAGVNIVAGKDVKGTVTVRLHNVPWHQALEIILKAAGFAYREDPGVIRVDTAENLDKQDYDLPLSSVIYKLEFADPDEMLNKITAMLSPKGKANVDERTNSVVVTEVQPIHDKIKQLMKLLDTPTPQVEIMAKVVDIDASTSQGLGIDWTLKGLETRLIRGDVSMNEQPQVVGYGIFNVGTIPSLAQVTATIALLEEKGKAQTISSPRVSAVDNKKASILGGQKFGIPTRDMAGNTVITFYTVGTKLEVTPHINSLEEITMEIKAEVSELDRASALAGRPIITTSEAETKILVKDGNTVVIGGFIRKKEAKTVRGIPILKSIPILGALFRETTTTYEDRELLIFLTPTIIRG, translated from the coding sequence ATGAAATATGTAATGAGCATTCTTTTATTACTCTCTCTCGCAGGCGCGACGGTGATCAGCGATATCGTAGTTTCTACTGAAGGTGTTAATACGAAACTTACCGTCAACGCCGACGCTCCGTTCGTCGCGAATGCTTTTACGCTCAGCGACCCGGCGAGATTAGTTATTGATTGTTCCGGTGTTACCTCAGCGCTTGTGGGTAAGACATTCACGGTGAATCGGGGCGGGATAAAAGAGATCGCGGTGACCGGTTTTACCGCGCAGCCCGATCTGATCAGGGTTGTGGGCAAGCTGAACCAGGATTATTCCTACTTGACACTGAACGAGAACAATAATTTTGTGGTAACCCTGCTGACAACGCTGGTGGCGCCATTCCCGACATGGCAGGCGACGACCGGTGAAGCCACTACGACGACGACAGTGGAAACACCGCCGCCAATTCTGACCACGGGCAGGCCTCCGGCCAGCATTACGGGCCGACCGATTTCGATCGACCTTGAGAACGCCGATATACTCACTGTGCTCAGAGCCTTGTCCGAATATGCAGGCGTTAATATCGTTGCCGGAAAAGACGTTAAAGGCACGGTGACGGTGCGGCTGCACAATGTCCCATGGCACCAGGCGCTGGAAATAATATTAAAAGCGGCCGGTTTCGCATACCGCGAGGACCCGGGCGTGATCAGAGTCGATACGGCTGAGAACCTTGATAAACAGGATTATGATCTGCCGTTGAGCTCGGTTATCTACAAGCTGGAGTTCGCTGATCCCGACGAGATGCTCAACAAGATCACCGCGATGCTGTCGCCCAAAGGCAAAGCGAATGTCGATGAGCGGACAAACTCGGTCGTAGTAACGGAAGTTCAACCGATCCATGACAAAATAAAGCAGCTCATGAAATTGCTGGATACGCCGACGCCGCAGGTCGAGATCATGGCCAAGGTCGTGGATATAGATGCTTCCACTTCCCAGGGATTAGGCATTGATTGGACCCTCAAGGGGCTTGAAACCAGGCTGATCAGGGGTGATGTGTCAATGAACGAGCAGCCGCAGGTCGTCGGCTACGGGATCTTCAATGTCGGAACGATTCCATCGCTGGCTCAGGTTACGGCGACAATCGCGCTCCTTGAAGAAAAAGGCAAGGCGCAGACCATTTCTTCACCGCGAGTATCGGCGGTCGACAATAAGAAAGCTTCGATCCTCGGCGGCCAGAAATTCGGGATCCCAACGCGGGATATGGCGGGAAACACGGTCATTACCTTCTACACGGTCGGTACCAAGCTGGAAGTAACACCGCATATCAATTCGCTTGAAGAAATAACCATGGAGATTAAGGCGGAAGTCAGCGAACTTGATCGTGCCAGCGCACTTGCCGGCAGGCCGATTATCACGACCTCCGAGGCTGAAACGAAGATCCTGGTGAAGGACGGGAACACGGTCGTTATTGGCGGATTCATCAGGAAGAAAGAAGCAAAAACGGTCCGAGGAATACCGATCCTTAAGAGCATTCCCATTCTGGGTGCTCTGTTCCGCGAGACAACAACGACGTATGAAGACAGGGAACTGCTGATATTCCTGACGCCGACGATCATCAGAGGATAA
- the pilO gene encoding type 4a pilus biogenesis protein PilO produces MNLREPKTQQMIVFIVVLILILVLFFRFPYSSNAKRITTLEARRDSLRIKVQEAEAARARLPELQARIARLELEWEKAKEMLPQEKEIPSLIQQISNSGTKAGVSFTLFRPSGPVAKATYQEIPVQIKVSCGYHQLGKFLSNIGNLSRIVNVPAVKLVAGKERTVEAELSAITYTVAKGKEVTRGAPPRQ; encoded by the coding sequence ATGAACTTGAGAGAACCAAAGACCCAGCAAATGATCGTATTCATTGTCGTGCTGATCCTCATCCTGGTGCTCTTCTTCAGATTCCCGTACTCGTCCAATGCCAAGCGGATCACGACGCTGGAAGCCCGGCGGGATTCACTGCGGATAAAGGTTCAGGAAGCGGAAGCGGCCCGGGCGAGGCTGCCTGAGCTGCAGGCCCGCATCGCGCGCCTCGAACTTGAATGGGAGAAAGCCAAAGAAATGCTGCCTCAAGAAAAGGAGATCCCGTCACTGATCCAACAGATCTCCAATTCCGGCACCAAGGCAGGGGTAAGCTTCACGCTCTTCAGGCCGAGCGGACCGGTTGCCAAGGCTACCTATCAGGAGATCCCGGTACAGATAAAGGTTTCCTGCGGGTACCATCAACTCGGGAAATTCCTATCGAACATCGGCAACCTATCGCGGATCGTGAATGTTCCGGCCGTGAAACTGGTGGCCGGTAAAGAGAGGACCGTTGAAGCTGAACTAAGTGCGATAACCTACACCGTCGCAAAAGGAAAGGAGGTGACTCGTGGCGCTCCACCTCGTCAGTAG
- a CDS encoding PilN domain-containing protein: MIKINLASIAKKGKAPKPKAAKAAGPGLKLPPIKTTAVYIVGIVVVVLIVAVLLVIQSMRSGNLNNDIRTLNTKLDELKIYVTTVDSLKNRERQLLSLITPIKELNRDRFLMAHVLDEISTRIPEFTWLTSVDLNASSMGIKGTTASNLLVADFMNRLEESPYISNVDLTVLEKKTVEKQEMMEFTLTASITPVIEVATDTTRGVK; the protein is encoded by the coding sequence ATGATAAAGATAAACTTAGCTTCAATCGCAAAAAAGGGCAAAGCTCCCAAGCCTAAAGCCGCAAAAGCAGCTGGACCAGGTTTGAAACTGCCGCCCATCAAGACAACCGCCGTTTATATTGTGGGCATCGTTGTGGTTGTCTTGATCGTCGCAGTTTTACTAGTCATCCAGTCAATGCGCTCGGGTAACCTGAACAACGATATCAGAACGCTGAACACGAAGCTCGATGAGCTGAAGATCTACGTCACAACGGTCGACAGCCTCAAGAACCGCGAGCGTCAGCTCTTGTCCTTGATCACGCCGATAAAAGAGCTGAACCGGGACCGGTTCTTGATGGCCCACGTCCTGGATGAGATCTCCACACGGATTCCGGAATTCACCTGGTTGACGTCGGTTGATCTCAATGCCTCGAGCATGGGCATCAAGGGCACGACCGCATCGAACCTGCTCGTTGCCGATTTCATGAACCGGCTGGAGGAATCGCCGTACATCAGCAACGTTGACCTGACCGTGCTGGAGAAGAAAACGGTCGAAAAGCAAGAGATGATGGAATTCACGCTGACCGCGAGTATTACGCCGGTGATCGAAGTGGCCACGGATACAACGAGGGGGGTAAAATGA
- the pilM gene encoding type IV pilus assembly protein PilM: MFGKKKRVIGLDIGSSQTKMVELSPGKAKKLVTYGISKVLPDAIVEGEIIDREAVLDSIRTLIETKGVTTKDVVIGLAGRDVIIKRIIMDRMSEADTREQIKWEAEQYVPFDINEVTLDFDIVNPNFGEKQQEVILVAAKNELVNNLTTLLKELNLNPVVIEATAFALQNVYEYNFQSSPDETIGLINIGAGMTVMNVIKAGSSLSARDVYYGVNAFISKLQKEIGFNYDDASNAVKGAIPVGASQDSIQGVFESFVSDLGTQIERSLQFLSSVTGEEKVNRIYLSGGGSLIPNLLENLKRRLNLSIELLNPFKNIVYDPAIFAPEGVDVVGPILAQAVGLALRGE; encoded by the coding sequence ATGTTTGGGAAAAAGAAAAGAGTGATTGGTCTTGATATCGGGTCAAGTCAAACTAAGATGGTTGAGTTGAGTCCGGGCAAGGCAAAGAAATTGGTTACATATGGAATTTCGAAGGTTCTGCCCGATGCGATCGTGGAAGGCGAGATAATCGACCGCGAGGCGGTATTAGATTCCATACGTACGCTTATTGAGACGAAAGGGGTAACGACCAAGGATGTGGTCATAGGTCTTGCCGGAAGGGATGTGATTATCAAGCGGATCATTATGGACCGGATGAGCGAGGCGGATACGAGGGAACAGATCAAATGGGAAGCCGAGCAGTACGTTCCTTTTGATATAAACGAGGTCACTCTTGATTTTGACATCGTAAACCCCAATTTTGGGGAAAAACAGCAGGAAGTGATACTCGTTGCCGCAAAAAACGAACTGGTCAACAATTTAACGACGCTCTTGAAGGAACTTAACCTCAATCCGGTCGTCATCGAAGCCACAGCATTCGCGCTGCAAAACGTTTATGAATACAACTTCCAGAGCAGTCCGGATGAAACTATTGGTCTCATCAATATCGGTGCCGGCATGACGGTCATGAACGTGATCAAAGCCGGTTCTTCGCTTTCTGCGCGAGATGTGTATTACGGCGTCAATGCATTCATCAGCAAGCTCCAGAAGGAGATCGGGTTCAATTATGATGATGCATCGAACGCGGTAAAAGGTGCGATCCCAGTTGGTGCCTCCCAGGATTCCATCCAGGGTGTATTTGAATCCTTTGTCAGTGATCTGGGTACGCAGATCGAAAGAAGCCTGCAGTTCCTGTCTAGCGTCACGGGCGAAGAGAAAGTAAATCGAATTTATCTCTCTGGGGGCGGATCATTAATACCAAATCTTCTGGAAAATCTGAAAAGACGGCTTAATCTTTCCATTGAACTCCTTAATCCCTTCAAGAATATCGTGTATGATCCCGCGATCTTCGCGCCTGAGGGGGTCGATGTTGTTGGACCTATTTTAGCCCAAGCCGTCGGGCTCGCTCTAAGGGGGGAGTGA
- the kbl gene encoding glycine C-acetyltransferase — MAYSGKARTFYADELTGIKGAGLYKEERYIRSPQAAHIKVEFPQGSEVKEVINFCANNYLGLSSHPEVIAAAHKGLDERGYGMSSVRFICGTQDIHAELERKLSAFLRTEDTVLFPSCMDANAGLFDVALDKSDAMISDRLVHASIVDGMRLCKAQLFNYKHSNMEHLEEKLQESQSCRFRMIITDGVFSMDGDIAKLDKICGLAEKYDAMVMVDDSHATGFVGKTGRGTHEYCGVIDRIDVITTTLGKAMGGASGGCVSGKKEIVALCRQRARPYLFSNTIPPVVVSAAIKVVDLISKTTDRRDKLESNAKYFREKMTKAGFDIKEGVHPIVPVMLYNAKLAQDMARDLYAEGIYVIGFAFPVVPQGQARIRTQVSAGHEQEHLDKAIAAFTKVGAKYKILGKKKDEIIAMYGL, encoded by the coding sequence ATGGCCTATAGCGGTAAAGCACGCACTTTCTATGCGGATGAATTGACGGGCATCAAGGGCGCCGGGCTATATAAAGAAGAACGATATATACGCTCGCCGCAGGCTGCCCATATCAAGGTCGAATTTCCTCAGGGATCCGAGGTTAAAGAGGTTATCAATTTTTGTGCGAACAATTACCTGGGGCTCTCGAGCCACCCGGAAGTAATCGCGGCTGCGCACAAGGGACTGGATGAACGCGGCTACGGGATGTCATCGGTCCGTTTCATCTGCGGCACGCAGGATATCCACGCCGAACTGGAAAGAAAGCTCTCCGCCTTTCTCCGTACCGAGGACACGGTCCTTTTCCCGTCCTGCATGGATGCCAATGCGGGCCTGTTCGACGTCGCCCTTGATAAATCCGACGCGATGATTTCAGACCGGCTTGTGCACGCGTCCATTGTTGACGGCATGCGTTTATGCAAAGCGCAGCTCTTCAATTATAAACATTCCAACATGGAGCACCTTGAGGAAAAGCTACAGGAAAGCCAGTCATGCCGGTTCCGGATGATCATCACGGACGGCGTGTTTTCAATGGATGGCGATATTGCTAAACTCGACAAGATCTGCGGCCTGGCGGAAAAATACGATGCGATGGTAATGGTGGACGATTCACACGCGACCGGGTTTGTCGGGAAGACCGGCCGTGGTACTCATGAGTACTGCGGTGTTATCGATCGGATCGACGTGATCACGACCACCCTGGGAAAGGCCATGGGCGGTGCTTCAGGCGGCTGCGTGAGCGGCAAAAAAGAGATCGTCGCCCTGTGCCGCCAGCGCGCCCGTCCCTATCTTTTTTCGAACACCATCCCGCCGGTAGTCGTATCCGCCGCCATAAAGGTCGTTGATCTGATCTCCAAGACCACGGACCGCCGGGACAAGCTTGAATCCAATGCGAAATACTTCCGGGAAAAAATGACCAAAGCCGGGTTCGATATCAAGGAAGGCGTTCATCCGATCGTGCCGGTGATGCTCTATAACGCGAAGCTCGCTCAGGACATGGCGCGCGACCTATACGCCGAAGGTATCTATGTCATCGGTTTTGCATTCCCGGTCGTGCCGCAAGGGCAGGCGCGGATCCGGACCCAGGTCTCGGCCGGCCATGAACAGGAGCACCTGGACAAAGCGATCGCGGCCTTCACCAAGGTTGGTGCAAAATACAAGATCCTGGGTAAGAAAAAGGATGAGATCATCGCCATGTATGGATTATGA
- a CDS encoding acyl carrier protein, with translation MADDAKKMIIDYVKKEYLDEDSDQEIDENTKLISNGIVDSFSMVSLKTFLEKKFQIKIPDEKATPKAFDSVNNILALLKEFVKE, from the coding sequence ATGGCCGATGATGCGAAAAAAATGATCATTGATTACGTTAAAAAAGAGTACCTGGATGAGGATTCTGACCAGGAGATCGACGAGAATACCAAATTGATCTCGAACGGCATTGTCGATTCCTTTTCCATGGTTTCCCTGAAAACCTTTCTTGAAAAGAAATTCCAGATCAAGATACCGGATGAAAAAGCCACGCCTAAGGCGTTCGATTCGGTCAATAACATCCTGGCGCTGCTGAAAGAATTCGTAAAGGAGTAA
- the acsA gene encoding acetate--CoA ligase, which yields MSNIGSYDEQYKNFDWKFSADELEFGLNGMYNIGYYCSDRICEKGLGSKIALYWQGFTGETKEYTYDDIRVHSNTIAKFLSDQGIGEGDRVCIFMDKIPELYISFIGILKLGAIAQPLFSAFGEEALFTRLDDAKTKAIMTTRKHLGKVRRIKQRLPELKKIVVVDAENKPLEGCEVALAMEKMPRVDKFTINKVGQEVPSVMHYTSGTTGKPKGALHVHSSIIAQYITARWVLDLRTEDVYWCTADPGWVTGTSYGIIGAWSTGVTQCVMDIGFNTDKWYAFIEKYKVTVWYSAPTAIRLLMKEGVEAVKKHDLSSLRHLVSVGEPLNAEAVIWSEKAYGLPFHDSYWQTETGAIVISNFPGMKIKPGSMGKAVPGIVAIVVDPRTYEPIKTPGTVGLIALKPGWPSMMRTYWNNKETYDGKFKNGWYICGDRSSIDSEGYFWFVGRDDDVINTAGHLVGPFEIESALLEHKAVAESAAVGKPDPINMEVVKAFVALKPGFEANADLELDIMNFIRKKLSPLAMPQTIEFVASLPKTRSGKIMRRLLRAKERGEEIGDISTLEND from the coding sequence ATGAGCAATATCGGTTCGTATGACGAACAATATAAGAATTTCGACTGGAAATTCTCTGCGGATGAATTGGAGTTCGGTTTGAACGGCATGTACAATATCGGTTATTACTGTTCTGACCGGATCTGCGAAAAGGGATTGGGAAGCAAGATCGCGTTGTACTGGCAGGGGTTTACGGGTGAGACAAAAGAATACACCTACGATGATATCCGCGTTCATAGCAATACTATCGCCAAGTTCCTTTCTGACCAGGGTATCGGCGAAGGTGATCGGGTCTGCATATTCATGGACAAGATCCCCGAATTGTACATTTCCTTTATCGGCATCCTTAAACTGGGCGCGATCGCACAGCCCCTGTTTTCGGCCTTCGGCGAAGAAGCGCTTTTCACCCGGCTCGACGATGCCAAGACCAAAGCGATCATGACGACGCGCAAGCACCTGGGTAAGGTCCGCCGGATAAAGCAAAGGCTGCCCGAACTGAAAAAGATCGTCGTGGTCGATGCGGAGAATAAACCGCTTGAAGGCTGTGAGGTCGCGTTGGCCATGGAAAAAATGCCGCGGGTCGATAAATTCACGATCAACAAGGTCGGCCAGGAAGTGCCGTCCGTGATGCACTATACGTCGGGCACGACCGGCAAACCCAAAGGCGCGCTCCACGTGCACTCTTCGATCATCGCCCAGTACATCACGGCCCGCTGGGTGCTGGACTTAAGGACCGAAGATGTCTACTGGTGCACGGCGGATCCGGGCTGGGTCACCGGGACTTCGTACGGGATCATCGGCGCCTGGTCGACCGGCGTGACCCAGTGCGTGATGGATATCGGTTTCAACACCGACAAATGGTACGCTTTTATCGAGAAGTACAAAGTGACGGTATGGTACAGCGCGCCCACGGCCATCAGGCTGCTCATGAAAGAGGGCGTAGAGGCCGTCAAGAAACACGATCTTTCTTCGCTCCGGCACCTGGTCAGCGTCGGCGAGCCGCTCAATGCCGAGGCCGTGATCTGGTCGGAAAAAGCATACGGTTTACCCTTTCATGATTCCTACTGGCAGACCGAGACCGGCGCGATCGTGATCTCGAATTTCCCGGGCATGAAGATAAAGCCTGGTTCCATGGGCAAAGCCGTGCCAGGGATAGTGGCGATCGTGGTCGATCCCAGGACCTATGAACCGATAAAAACACCGGGCACGGTGGGACTCATCGCCCTGAAACCCGGCTGGCCGTCAATGATGAGGACCTACTGGAATAACAAGGAGACCTATGACGGCAAGTTCAAGAACGGCTGGTACATATGCGGCGACCGTTCGAGCATTGATAGTGAAGGATATTTCTGGTTCGTCGGCCGTGATGACGATGTCATAAATACGGCCGGTCACCTGGTCGGACCGTTCGAGATCGAATCCGCCCTGCTCGAGCACAAGGCGGTAGCAGAATCGGCCGCGGTCGGAAAACCCGATCCGATCAACATGGAAGTGGTTAAAGCGTTCGTGGCTCTGAAACCGGGTTTCGAAGCGAATGCCGACCTGGAACTTGATATCATGAATTTTATAAGAAAAAAACTGTCGCCCCTTGCCATGCCGCAGACAATCGAGTTCGTTGCCTCCCTGCCCAAGACGAGAAGCGGAAAGATCATGCGGCGGCTGCTTCGGGCCAAAGAGCGGGGCGAGGAGATCGGCGACATCTCGACGCTTGAAAATGATTAA
- a CDS encoding holo-ACP synthase has protein sequence MIHGIGIDIAECERFRTRADTGFLDQIFTGSEMPCHEDPVMATAGFATKEAVIKALGCGLGRGSCWHDIEIIGNSGDGIRISGRLHDEQTAGQGRKFHIATAQTRDLSISFVLIEGPERTGPGKEDLS, from the coding sequence ATGATCCATGGTATTGGCATAGATATAGCGGAGTGCGAGCGTTTTCGCACTAGGGCCGATACTGGATTTTTGGATCAGATATTCACCGGTAGCGAAATGCCGTGCCATGAGGATCCGGTCATGGCGACCGCAGGGTTCGCCACCAAAGAGGCGGTGATCAAAGCCCTGGGGTGCGGTCTCGGCCGTGGTTCTTGCTGGCACGATATCGAGATCATCGGGAATTCCGGCGACGGCATAAGGATTTCCGGGCGGTTACACGACGAACAGACCGCAGGCCAGGGTCGGAAATTCCACATCGCGACCGCGCAAACCAGAGATCTCAGCATCTCGTTCGTTCTGATCGAAGGCCCAGAACGTACAGGACCAGGCAAGGAGGATCTGTCATGA
- the tdh gene encoding L-threonine 3-dehydrogenase, protein MPKMKAVVKVKPEPGAELLEVDIPTPGPDDVLVKVIATSICGTDLHIYQWNDWAKKRIKKIPQTMGHELCGEVVETGSRVQTVKVGETISAETHIACGYCFMCRNGLAHICENGRIFGVDVDGVFAEYALVPAANAWSVQEKIPKDYISVMEPLGNAIHTALAGEIAGAVVLITGCGPIGLMAVALCRTCGATKIIATEINEYRLQLAKKMGADFVINPLKNNVVGLVKEETGGLGADVVLELSGNATAIQDGIKALRPGGRFTILGLPEHPVKMDLNEIIFKYVTIQGINGRLMFSTWYKATRFLSSGRLDLEPIVTHRLRLEEFKKGMELMESGNCGKVLLYP, encoded by the coding sequence ATGCCCAAAATGAAAGCGGTCGTAAAAGTCAAGCCCGAACCAGGTGCCGAACTCCTTGAAGTCGATATCCCAACGCCAGGTCCAGACGATGTTTTAGTTAAGGTCATCGCAACATCCATTTGCGGGACTGACCTGCATATCTACCAATGGAACGACTGGGCGAAAAAAAGGATCAAGAAGATCCCCCAGACCATGGGGCATGAGCTGTGCGGCGAGGTCGTTGAAACGGGCAGCAGGGTTCAAACCGTCAAGGTCGGCGAAACCATATCGGCCGAGACCCATATCGCATGTGGGTATTGTTTCATGTGCCGGAACGGTCTGGCACACATATGCGAGAACGGGCGGATATTCGGCGTTGATGTCGACGGCGTGTTCGCCGAGTATGCCCTGGTTCCCGCGGCCAATGCCTGGTCAGTGCAGGAAAAGATACCCAAAGACTATATATCGGTCATGGAACCGCTCGGCAACGCTATCCATACTGCTCTGGCCGGCGAGATCGCGGGTGCCGTGGTCCTGATAACCGGTTGCGGTCCGATCGGATTGATGGCAGTTGCTTTATGCCGGACGTGCGGCGCAACCAAGATAATCGCCACGGAGATCAACGAGTACCGCCTCCAGCTTGCCAAAAAAATGGGGGCGGATTTTGTTATTAACCCCCTGAAAAATAACGTGGTGGGTCTTGTTAAAGAGGAAACGGGCGGTTTGGGAGCGGACGTCGTGCTTGAGCTGTCCGGCAACGCGACGGCGATCCAGGACGGCATCAAGGCATTGAGACCAGGAGGACGGTTCACGATACTGGGACTCCCCGAGCATCCCGTTAAAATGGATCTGAACGAAATAATATTCAAATACGTTACCATTCAAGGCATAAACGGCCGTCTGATGTTTTCCACATGGTATAAAGCAACACGGTTCTTAAGTTCAGGACGGCTTGATCTGGAACCCATTGTCACGCACCGGTTACGGCTTGAAGAGTTCAAGAAGGGCATGGAACTCATGGAAAGCGGTAACTGCGGGAAAGTTCTTCTTTATCCATAG
- a CDS encoding NAD(P)/FAD-dependent oxidoreductase codes for MIAKPETFDVIVVGAGPAGSSAAAAAATEGVSVLLLEEHETVGVPLQCAEGLSRSTINGYLDIKPDWTAAELKGSVARGPDGDEFTIEYPKVGWVMNRKVFDPALAKIARDRGVVLKTRAKVIGLDAGKVIIKEGDSKKKYGYRFLIAADGISSKVGQWLGIDTRLSLAEIEVCAQYKMENIKVKAGYTHLIFGRSYAPGGYAWIFPTSANSANIGLGISPLQTKVSARDLLDAWIRREFPHGVIKERIFGGVPAKVLKRFSGNDFFLIGDAARFTDPLSGAGIANGIKSGVIAGVSAASRLRGKKDTFEKDIKREIMKEVSFHKKVREAYFKLSDEDYVKIFKVGRKIFSGKTITDINTRKMVGEILLALPHLMRLGIKIVF; via the coding sequence ATGATTGCAAAACCTGAAACCTTCGACGTCATCGTGGTCGGTGCCGGTCCGGCCGGGAGCAGCGCGGCGGCCGCAGCCGCGACGGAAGGTGTTTCGGTCCTGCTCCTTGAAGAGCACGAGACCGTGGGTGTGCCGTTGCAGTGCGCCGAAGGCCTGTCGCGGAGCACGATCAACGGGTATCTGGACATAAAGCCTGATTGGACCGCGGCCGAGTTAAAAGGTTCGGTGGCGCGCGGTCCGGACGGCGATGAGTTCACGATCGAATATCCTAAAGTGGGATGGGTAATGAATCGCAAGGTGTTCGATCCGGCGCTGGCAAAAATAGCACGGGACCGGGGCGTAGTCTTGAAGACCAGGGCTAAAGTCATAGGTTTGGACGCCGGGAAGGTAATTATAAAAGAAGGGGATAGCAAAAAGAAATACGGATATCGTTTTTTGATCGCCGCCGACGGAATTTCTTCAAAGGTCGGCCAATGGCTGGGCATTGACACGCGGCTGTCGCTTGCCGAGATCGAGGTTTGCGCGCAGTACAAAATGGAAAATATCAAGGTCAAAGCCGGTTATACTCATCTGATCTTTGGCCGGTCGTACGCGCCCGGCGGATACGCCTGGATATTCCCCACGTCAGCAAATTCAGCCAATATCGGCCTGGGCATTTCACCACTGCAGACAAAGGTGAGCGCCCGGGACCTGCTGGACGCCTGGATCCGGCGCGAGTTTCCGCATGGCGTGATCAAAGAAAGGATATTCGGCGGCGTTCCGGCAAAGGTCCTAAAACGTTTCTCCGGCAACGATTTTTTTCTCATCGGCGACGCAGCGCGGTTCACCGATCCCTTAAGCGGCGCGGGGATCGCCAATGGTATAAAATCCGGCGTGATCGCGGGCGTGAGCGCGGCATCGCGGCTGCGCGGGAAAAAGGACACGTTCGAAAAAGACATCAAGCGCGAGATCATGAAAGAAGTATCGTTCCACAAGAAAGTGCGGGAAGCTTATTTCAAGTTGTCGGACGAGGATTATGTAAAGATCTTCAAGGTCGGCAGGAAAATATTTTCGGGCAAGACCATTACCGATATCAACACGCGCAAGATGGTCGGCGAAATCCTCCTGGCCTTGCCGCACCTCATGCGGCTGGGTATCAAGATCGTCTTTTAG